AAAGTGCGCGGGCCGCACGCCGTGGTGGCGGACCAGGCCCAGCAGGGTCGCACCGTAGCGGTGCCAGTAGTGCTGCCGCAGGGCCGACGCTTCCGCCGCGGTCAGCTGCAGGTGCTCGACCATGTACGCCGTCATCGCCTCGCTGGTGTGGCCGATGGCGGCGTGGGTCGCGTCGTGCAGCGTGTCGTCGAGGTCGAACAGCCAGACCCGCGCAGGGCGGGCTTTCAACGCAGCTCCGCGACGAAGAAGTGACCCGGCGCGGGCGATGTCGGCTTCAGCTCGTGGACTGCCAGCACCTGATGCGGCACCGGATGCGCGAAGCGCGGGCCGTCGAACACGAAGGTGTGGAACTCGCCGTTCTCGCCGCACGCATCGACCTGCGACGGCAGGTCTGCGATGAAGCCGGAATCGAATTCGCGGCCGCAGAAGCCGGCGTCGAGAGAGAGCGCATCGACGCAGACCACCCGCGCCCGATAGCCCAGCGCCAGCAGTTCGTCGACCAGCCCCTGGCGCGGCTCCTGCCACAGCGGCAGCACCGCCTGCAGTCCGGCCGCGCCGCAGACCTTTTCCTCCCAGTCGCGGTGCGCCTGCAGGTCGATGTCGCCGAACAGGCCGTGGGTGATGCCCTCGCCGGCGAATGCGCGAAGCTGCTCGGTGAAGACCGATTCGTAGGTCGTCCACGAGGCCTGCCGCATCACCAGCGGAATGCCGAGCGCGGCCGCCTGCGCCTGCATCAACGCCGGCGGCAAGGCATGCGAGCGCGAGCGCTCGCCGGTCTCGTCGAACATCGCCAGCAGCGCCCGCACGTCGTGGCCCGCGTCGAGCGAGCGGTGCAGTGCGAGCATCGAATCCTTGCCGCCGCTCCAGGAGAAGAAACTACGCATCGAAGGCAGAGCGACCGACGGCTCAGTGACTGCGGATCATCGTCCCGTACGCCTGCTCGGTCAGGATCTCCAGCAGCATCGCGTGCGGCACGCGCCCGTCGATGATGTGCACGGTGTTGACGCCATTCTTCGCCGCGTCGAGCGCCGATGCGATCTTGGGCAGCATGCCGCCGGAGATCGTGCCGTCGGCGAACAATTCATCGATCTCGCGCGCCGACAGATTGGTCAGCAGGTTGCCCTGCTTGTCCAGGACGCCCGGCGTGTTGGTCAGCATCATCAGCTTCTCGGCCTTCAGCACCTCGGCCAGCTTGCCGGCCACGACGTCGGCGTTGATGTTGTAGTTCTCGTTGCTCGCGCCGAAGCCGAGCGGCGAGATCACCGGGATGAACTGGTCGTCCTGCAGCGCCTTGACCACGCTCGGGTCGATGGACTCGATCTCGCCGACCTGGCCGACGTCGTGCTCTTTCGTGGGGTCGTTCTTGTCGAGCATCTTCAGCTTGCGCGCCCGGATGAGCCCGCCGTCGCGGCCGGTCAGGCCCACCGCCTTGCCACCCGCCACGTTGATCAGGCCGACGATGTCCTGCTGCACCTGGCCGGCGAGCACCCACTCGACGACCTCCATCGTCTCGTCGTCGGTGACCCGCATGCCCTGGATGAACGTCCCCTTCTTGCCCACCTTGGCGAGCGCCTCGTCGATCTGCGGACCGCCGCCGTGCACCACCACCGGGTTCATGCCCACCAGCTTGAGCAGCACGACATCCTCGGCGAAGTCCTGCTGCAGGGACGGATCGGTCATCGCGTTGCCGCCGTACTTGATGACGATGGTCTTGCCGTGAAAGCGGCGGATGTACGGCAGCGCCTCCGCGAGGATCTCGGCCTTGTCGCGAGGCGCGATGTGGCTCAGATCGGGTGAGGCGTGATGCGAAGGGCGGGCGGGGGGCTCGGCGCTCATGGCGGTCCTTGGCGAGTCGAATGCCGGAAATTGTAGGGGCCGGGTCGTGCCCGAGGCGTCGTGCGTGGCGCCGTCAATACGCCCGGCCGCGCTTGTACTGGGCGTGGCTGCGCCGTTCCAGCGTCGT
The Piscinibacter sp. XHJ-5 DNA segment above includes these coding regions:
- a CDS encoding diphthine--ammonia ligase, whose amino-acid sequence is MRSFFSWSGGKDSMLALHRSLDAGHDVRALLAMFDETGERSRSHALPPALMQAQAAALGIPLVMRQASWTTYESVFTEQLRAFAGEGITHGLFGDIDLQAHRDWEEKVCGAAGLQAVLPLWQEPRQGLVDELLALGYRARVVCVDALSLDAGFCGREFDSGFIADLPSQVDACGENGEFHTFVFDGPRFAHPVPHQVLAVHELKPTSPAPGHFFVAELR
- the argB gene encoding acetylglutamate kinase; translation: MSAEPPARPSHHASPDLSHIAPRDKAEILAEALPYIRRFHGKTIVIKYGGNAMTDPSLQQDFAEDVVLLKLVGMNPVVVHGGGPQIDEALAKVGKKGTFIQGMRVTDDETMEVVEWVLAGQVQQDIVGLINVAGGKAVGLTGRDGGLIRARKLKMLDKNDPTKEHDVGQVGEIESIDPSVVKALQDDQFIPVISPLGFGASNENYNINADVVAGKLAEVLKAEKLMMLTNTPGVLDKQGNLLTNLSAREIDELFADGTISGGMLPKIASALDAAKNGVNTVHIIDGRVPHAMLLEILTEQAYGTMIRSH